The Pedobacter mucosus genome window below encodes:
- a CDS encoding cupin domain-containing protein, translating into MADFFNKLTTINSEDGKSISVAGNTYKIIISGKETNGEYAVIDMLVPSFCGPGPHAHPEIQEAFYILDGEIEFVTEEGKINAKKGTFINIPKGGLIHQFKNLKKNLAHMLCIVTPAGMEEMFEEIGTPVEANEFLPQTEMNEQMMEKLKAVGEKFGQKFYPKDYLQK; encoded by the coding sequence ATGGCAGATTTTTTCAATAAATTAACAACCATCAATTCTGAAGATGGAAAAAGTATTTCTGTTGCAGGCAATACTTATAAAATAATTATTTCAGGGAAAGAAACCAATGGTGAGTATGCCGTTATTGATATGCTTGTACCATCTTTCTGTGGTCCTGGTCCACATGCGCATCCCGAGATTCAAGAAGCTTTTTACATTCTTGATGGAGAAATTGAATTTGTAACTGAAGAGGGTAAAATCAATGCAAAAAAAGGAACATTCATAAATATTCCAAAAGGAGGTTTAATCCATCAATTTAAAAACTTAAAAAAGAATCTTGCACACATGCTTTGTATTGTAACACCAGCTGGAATGGAAGAAATGTTTGAAGAAATTGGCACCCCAGTTGAAGCAAATGAATTTCTACCGCAAACAGAAATGAACGAGCAAATGATGGAAAAACTGAAAGCGGTTGGTGAAAAATTTGGACAAAAGTTTTATCCGAAAGATTATTTACAAAAATGA